The following are encoded in a window of Aphis gossypii isolate Hap1 unplaced genomic scaffold, ASM2018417v2 Contig00580, whole genome shotgun sequence genomic DNA:
- the LOC126554702 gene encoding POU domain, class 4, transcription factor 1-like, protein MPTYIYDYGGGGGGSRGGGGGGRGGGGGGRGGGGGGRGGSGGGRGGGKAPNRNKCIVCFKRGHTATQCHYAKRAAAAATDAAAEAASRAARAEKAAEAAIALAKIEGGGRLAAQQQQQPELQQQQPPQQPAATSHSKQQPQQPPQQPPQP, encoded by the exons ATGCCAACGTATATTTACGACTATGGTGGTGGAGGCGGCGGCAGTCGTGGTGGCGGAGGCGGCGGTCGTGGTGGCGGAGGCGGCGGTCGTGGTGGCGGAGGCGGCGGTCGTGGTGGTAGCGGCGGTGGTCGTGGTGGCGGTAAAGCCCCTAACAGaaata AATGCATAGTTTGTTTCAAGCGGGGGCATACCGCCACACAATGCCATTACGCCAAGCGCGCCGCCGCAGCGGCCACGGATGCTGCCGCTGAGGCTGCAAGTAGAGCAGCCAGGGCAGAGAAGGCCGCAGAAGCGGCCATTGCTCTCGCAAAAATTGAGGGAGGAGGCCGCCTGGCTGctcagcagcagcagcagccggagctgcagcagcagcaaccgCCGCAGCAACCGGCAGCAACAAGCCACAGCAAGCAGCAACCGCAGCAACCGCCGCAGCAACCGCCGCAGCCTTAA